A stretch of Lathyrus oleraceus cultivar Zhongwan6 chromosome 6, CAAS_Psat_ZW6_1.0, whole genome shotgun sequence DNA encodes these proteins:
- the LOC127092107 gene encoding probable methyltransferase PMT3 isoform X1: protein MARMARGRADGSSRTRLITSVLLLLIVGGLVYLYSRNSGSSSFEYTSKSLEIEGGDGSVVPKTIPVCDDRHSEIIPCLDRNLIYQTRLKLDLNLMEHYERHCPVPERRFNCLIPPPPGYKIPIKWPKSRDQVWRANIPHTHLATEKSDQNWMVVKGEKIVFPGGGTHFHRGADKYIASIANMLSFPNNKINNGGRLRNVFDVGCGVASFGGYLLSSDVLAMSLAPNDVHENQIQFALERGIPAYLGVLGTLRLPYPSRSFELAHCSRCRIDWLQRDGILLLELDRLLRPGGYFVYSSPEAYAQDEEDRRIWREMSALVERMCWKIAAKKNQTVIWVKPLTNDCYLKREPDTQPPLCSSDDDPDIVWGVKMKACISRYSDQVHKAKGSDLSPWPARLTTPPPRLADFNHSNEMFEKDMDVWQQRVSNYWKLLGNKIKPDTVRNVMDMKASLGSFAAALKDRDVWVMNVVPENGPNTLKIIYDRGLLGTVHNWCEAFSTYPRTYDLLHAWTIFSDIIEKECSVEDLLIEMDRILRPKGFIIIRDKQSVVLSIRKFLPALHWDAVTKSSMEQDSDQEDDDAVLIIQKKMWLTTESIRVSEK, encoded by the exons A TGGCGAGAATGGCTAGAGGAAGAGCAGATGGGAGTTCAAGAACACGATTGATCACATCTGTGTTGCTTTTATTGATTGTTGGTGGTTTAGTTTATCTATATTCTCGGAATAGTGGCTCGTCTTCTTTTGAGTACACTAGCAAATCTTTAGAAATCGAAGGAGGAGATGGCAGTGTTGTGCCGAAGACCATTCCC GTCTGTGATGATCGACACTCAGAGATAATTCCATGTTTAGACAGAAATCTCATATACCAAACAAGATTGAAGCTTGATCTAAATCTGATGGAACATTACGAGCGACACTGCCCAGTGCCTGAGAGGCGTTTTAATTGCTTGATTCCCCCTCCTCCGGGGTATAAG ATTCCAATCAAGTGGCCAAAAAGCAGAGATCAAGTATGGAGAGCAAATATACCCCATACACATCTTGCAACTGAGAAATCTGACCAAAACTGGATGGTTGTTAAAGGTGAAAAGATAGTTTTTCCCGGTGGAGGTACCCATTTCCATCGCGGTGCGGATAAATATATTGCATCAATTGCCAAT ATGCTCAGCTTTCcaaataataaaataaacaaCGGAGGAAGACTCCGTAATGTTTTTGATGTTGGATGTGGTGTTGCAAGCTTTGGAGGATATCTTCTTTCTTCTGACGTGTTAGCAATGTCGTTAGCACCAAATGATGTTCACGAAAACCAAATCCAGTTTGCATTAGAGAGAGGAATTCCGGCTTATCTTGGTGTCCTAGGAACACTTAGACTCCCGTACCCTAGTCGGTCTTTTGAACTTGCTCATTGTTCACGCTGTAGAATTGATTGGCTTCAAAGAGATGGCATACTTCTTCTTGAACTGGATAGGTTACTAAGACCAGGAGGCTACTTTGTTTACTCGTCTCCTGAAGCATATGCTCAGGATGAAGAGGATCGGAGAATATGGAGAGAAATGAGTGCTCTTGTAGAGCGGATGTGTTGGAAAATAGCTGCTAAGAAGAACCAGACTGTCATATGGGTCAAGCCTCTCACAAATGATTGTTACTTAAAAAGAGAGCCTGATACACAGCCTCCACTCTGCAGTTCTGATGATGATCCTGATATTGTTTGGGGAGTTAAAATGAAAGCCTGCATCTCACGTTACTCTGACC AGGTGCATAAAGCAAAAGGAAGTGATTTGTCTCCTTGGCCAGCTCGATTGACTACTCCACCTCCTCGTCTTGCCGACTTTAACCATTCTAATGAAATGTTTGAAAAAGACATG GATGTCTGGCAACAACGAGTTAGTAATTACTGGAAACTGCTAGGCAATAAAATAAAGCCTGACACAGTTCGTAATGTGATGGACATGAAGGCGAGTTTGGGTTCTTTTGCAGCTGCTTTGAAGGACAGAGATGTTTGGGTTATGAATGTAGTGCCTGAAAATGGGCCAAACACACTCAAGATCATATATGACAGAGGGCTTTTAGGAACAGTTCACAACTG GTGTGAAGCATTTTCAACATACCCTCGTACTTATGATCTACTCCATGCATGGACTATATTTTCTGATATCATTGAGAAAGAATGCAGTGTCGAGGATTTATTGATTGAGATGGATAGAATACTGAGGCCAAAAGGCTTCATAATTATTCGTGATAAGCAATCAGTAGTGTTGTCTATAAGGAAGTTCTTGCCAGCATTGCACTGGGATGCAGTCACCAAATCTAGTATGGAGCAAGATTCGGATCAAGAGGATGATGATGCAGTGTTAATAATTCAGAAGAAGATGTGGCTGACAACTGAGAGCATTCGGGTTTCAGAAAAATGA
- the LOC127092107 gene encoding probable methyltransferase PMT3 isoform X2, whose amino-acid sequence MARGRADGSSRTRLITSVLLLLIVGGLVYLYSRNSGSSSFEYTSKSLEIEGGDGSVVPKTIPVCDDRHSEIIPCLDRNLIYQTRLKLDLNLMEHYERHCPVPERRFNCLIPPPPGYKIPIKWPKSRDQVWRANIPHTHLATEKSDQNWMVVKGEKIVFPGGGTHFHRGADKYIASIANMLSFPNNKINNGGRLRNVFDVGCGVASFGGYLLSSDVLAMSLAPNDVHENQIQFALERGIPAYLGVLGTLRLPYPSRSFELAHCSRCRIDWLQRDGILLLELDRLLRPGGYFVYSSPEAYAQDEEDRRIWREMSALVERMCWKIAAKKNQTVIWVKPLTNDCYLKREPDTQPPLCSSDDDPDIVWGVKMKACISRYSDQVHKAKGSDLSPWPARLTTPPPRLADFNHSNEMFEKDMDVWQQRVSNYWKLLGNKIKPDTVRNVMDMKASLGSFAAALKDRDVWVMNVVPENGPNTLKIIYDRGLLGTVHNWCEAFSTYPRTYDLLHAWTIFSDIIEKECSVEDLLIEMDRILRPKGFIIIRDKQSVVLSIRKFLPALHWDAVTKSSMEQDSDQEDDDAVLIIQKKMWLTTESIRVSEK is encoded by the exons ATGGCTAGAGGAAGAGCAGATGGGAGTTCAAGAACACGATTGATCACATCTGTGTTGCTTTTATTGATTGTTGGTGGTTTAGTTTATCTATATTCTCGGAATAGTGGCTCGTCTTCTTTTGAGTACACTAGCAAATCTTTAGAAATCGAAGGAGGAGATGGCAGTGTTGTGCCGAAGACCATTCCC GTCTGTGATGATCGACACTCAGAGATAATTCCATGTTTAGACAGAAATCTCATATACCAAACAAGATTGAAGCTTGATCTAAATCTGATGGAACATTACGAGCGACACTGCCCAGTGCCTGAGAGGCGTTTTAATTGCTTGATTCCCCCTCCTCCGGGGTATAAG ATTCCAATCAAGTGGCCAAAAAGCAGAGATCAAGTATGGAGAGCAAATATACCCCATACACATCTTGCAACTGAGAAATCTGACCAAAACTGGATGGTTGTTAAAGGTGAAAAGATAGTTTTTCCCGGTGGAGGTACCCATTTCCATCGCGGTGCGGATAAATATATTGCATCAATTGCCAAT ATGCTCAGCTTTCcaaataataaaataaacaaCGGAGGAAGACTCCGTAATGTTTTTGATGTTGGATGTGGTGTTGCAAGCTTTGGAGGATATCTTCTTTCTTCTGACGTGTTAGCAATGTCGTTAGCACCAAATGATGTTCACGAAAACCAAATCCAGTTTGCATTAGAGAGAGGAATTCCGGCTTATCTTGGTGTCCTAGGAACACTTAGACTCCCGTACCCTAGTCGGTCTTTTGAACTTGCTCATTGTTCACGCTGTAGAATTGATTGGCTTCAAAGAGATGGCATACTTCTTCTTGAACTGGATAGGTTACTAAGACCAGGAGGCTACTTTGTTTACTCGTCTCCTGAAGCATATGCTCAGGATGAAGAGGATCGGAGAATATGGAGAGAAATGAGTGCTCTTGTAGAGCGGATGTGTTGGAAAATAGCTGCTAAGAAGAACCAGACTGTCATATGGGTCAAGCCTCTCACAAATGATTGTTACTTAAAAAGAGAGCCTGATACACAGCCTCCACTCTGCAGTTCTGATGATGATCCTGATATTGTTTGGGGAGTTAAAATGAAAGCCTGCATCTCACGTTACTCTGACC AGGTGCATAAAGCAAAAGGAAGTGATTTGTCTCCTTGGCCAGCTCGATTGACTACTCCACCTCCTCGTCTTGCCGACTTTAACCATTCTAATGAAATGTTTGAAAAAGACATG GATGTCTGGCAACAACGAGTTAGTAATTACTGGAAACTGCTAGGCAATAAAATAAAGCCTGACACAGTTCGTAATGTGATGGACATGAAGGCGAGTTTGGGTTCTTTTGCAGCTGCTTTGAAGGACAGAGATGTTTGGGTTATGAATGTAGTGCCTGAAAATGGGCCAAACACACTCAAGATCATATATGACAGAGGGCTTTTAGGAACAGTTCACAACTG GTGTGAAGCATTTTCAACATACCCTCGTACTTATGATCTACTCCATGCATGGACTATATTTTCTGATATCATTGAGAAAGAATGCAGTGTCGAGGATTTATTGATTGAGATGGATAGAATACTGAGGCCAAAAGGCTTCATAATTATTCGTGATAAGCAATCAGTAGTGTTGTCTATAAGGAAGTTCTTGCCAGCATTGCACTGGGATGCAGTCACCAAATCTAGTATGGAGCAAGATTCGGATCAAGAGGATGATGATGCAGTGTTAATAATTCAGAAGAAGATGTGGCTGACAACTGAGAGCATTCGGGTTTCAGAAAAATGA